The Lactuca sativa cultivar Salinas chromosome 2, Lsat_Salinas_v11, whole genome shotgun sequence genome includes a window with the following:
- the LOC128132294 gene encoding uncharacterized mitochondrial protein AtMg00810-like: MGASDPDFEVVSSFEGKNHNTNDDSDFQSELEEEINAELDLACDPNYPPLAKWTRDHPKTQVIGEAPEGLLTRSQIKAKQTALFSQGPEGMFINQEAYTKTLLAKFGMMGDSNVKVPMAFGTKLTPSLEKPVVDMTLYRKMIGSLTYLTTIRPDVMFSVRYYARFQANPCEPHMVDVKNILRYLKRTSSLGLWYPAKSGFFIQVFSDADLGGCGLDRKITTGGCQFLDGKLLGWQSKKQTYVSLSTAEADYIAATSCISQVIWIQSQLRDYGLNMKKIPIYCDSESAIRIYHNPVQHSKTKHIAL; this comes from the exons aTGGGAGCATCCGATCCTGATTTTGAAGTCGTCTCATCATTCGAGGGGAAGAATCAtaatacaaatgatgattcagatttTCAATCAGAATTGGAAGAGGAAATTAATGCCGAATTGGATCTAGCCTGTGATCCGAACTACCCTCCCCTCGcaaaatggacaagagatcatcctAAAACTCAAGTAATTGGTGAAGCACCTGAGGGACTTCTTACTCGATCTCAAATAAAAGCAAAGCAAACTGCTCTTTTCTCTCAg ggacccgaaggcatgtTTATCAATCAAGAGGCCTACACAAAGACACtgctagcaaagtttggcatgatgggtgaTTCCAATGTAAAGGTTCCCATGGCGTTTGGAACAAAGTTAACACCATCTTTGGAGAAACCGGTTGTTGATATGACTCTTTATCGAAAAATGATAGGATCTCTAACGTATCTAACAACCATTCGACCAGACGTAATGTTTTCTGTTCGTTATTATGCTAGGTTCCAGGCTAATCCATGCGAACCTCATATGGTGGATGTTAAGAACATCTTAAGATATTTGAAGAGAACCTCttctctcggtctgtggtatcctGCTAAATCAGGATTTTTCATACAAGTATtctctgatgctgatcttggaggatgtggtctggACCGAAAGATCACTACAGGCGGATGTCAATTTCTCGATGGTAAACTTCTCggctggcagtcaaagaaacaaacatatgTTTCTCTCTCTACAGCCGAAGCTGATTATATCGCTGCAACATCTTGCATTTCTCAGgtcatttggatccaaagccaacttagAGATTATGGCCTTAACATGAAGAAGATTCCAatttattgtgactctgaaagcgctATTAGAATCtatcataatccagtgcaacactccaagacgaaACATATAGCACTGTGA